A DNA window from Rhizobium jaguaris contains the following coding sequences:
- a CDS encoding SDR family oxidoreductase, whose translation MSDIEGKVIAITGASSGIGEAAARVLAKAGAHVVAGARRTDRLERLAADIGRAGGSVRPRHLDVTDQADVAAFAGYAAAEFGRLDAIVNNAGVMPLSPLAALNVDEWDRMIDVNIKGVLYGIAAALPIMKQQGFGHVINVASTGGHRVSPTAAVYCATKFAVRAISEGLRQEEDSIRVTIISPGVTTSELADTISDDTARDAMRVWRAIAISPESVAGSILYALSQPYEVDVSEIIIRPTASAN comes from the coding sequence ATGTCCGACATCGAAGGGAAAGTCATTGCCATTACCGGAGCCAGCAGCGGAATTGGCGAAGCAGCGGCGCGTGTTCTAGCCAAGGCTGGCGCGCATGTCGTGGCAGGCGCACGGCGAACGGATCGCCTGGAAAGACTGGCCGCCGACATTGGCCGCGCAGGCGGATCAGTCCGGCCGAGGCATCTCGACGTCACGGATCAAGCAGACGTAGCAGCATTCGCTGGCTATGCCGCTGCCGAATTCGGCAGGCTCGATGCCATCGTCAACAATGCGGGTGTCATGCCGCTCTCCCCCTTGGCCGCATTGAACGTCGATGAGTGGGATCGCATGATTGACGTTAATATCAAGGGTGTTCTCTACGGGATTGCCGCGGCATTGCCGATCATGAAGCAACAAGGCTTCGGCCATGTCATCAACGTCGCCTCCACGGGTGGCCATCGCGTTTCGCCGACGGCTGCCGTTTACTGTGCCACCAAGTTTGCCGTCCGGGCTATTTCTGAAGGCTTGCGGCAAGAGGAAGACAGCATTCGCGTGACGATCATCTCGCCCGGTGTAACGACTTCCGAACTTGCGGATACGATCAGCGACGATACCGCACGAGATGCGATGCGCGTCTGGCGCGCCATCGCCATCAGTCCGGAGTCGGTGGCAGGCTCGATCCTGTACGCACTTTCTCAGCCCTACGAAGTTGATGTCAGCGAGATCATCATCCGGCCGACCGCGAGCGCAAACTGA
- a CDS encoding oxidoreductase: MANTSPVWFITGASSGLGLALAEAVLERGWKAVVTARRPEALDNLTARFGDRILALPLDVTSKTSVTQAVAAAEAQFGMIDVLVNNAGYGYLAAIEEGADPEIRAQFETNVFGLIDVTKQVLPGMRARRSGHIFSISSLGGLVAFAATGYYHATKFAVEGLSESLFHEVGPLGIRVTIVEPGAFRTDWAGRSMIESGIVIDDYAETAGKRRQATRSVSGNQPGDPVRAAAAIVKAYEAGTPPLRLLLGAGALTVARKRLEDLRTNFDQWAELTLSADFPA; the protein is encoded by the coding sequence ATGGCGAACACATCCCCCGTCTGGTTTATTACCGGCGCGTCCTCGGGCCTTGGCCTTGCTTTGGCCGAAGCAGTTCTCGAACGTGGTTGGAAAGCCGTCGTCACGGCACGCAGACCGGAAGCCCTGGACAATCTCACGGCGAGATTCGGAGACCGCATCCTTGCCTTGCCGCTGGACGTGACGTCCAAGACTTCGGTCACGCAAGCCGTGGCCGCTGCCGAAGCACAATTCGGAATGATCGACGTCCTCGTCAACAATGCCGGCTACGGCTATCTTGCTGCGATCGAGGAAGGGGCCGATCCGGAAATCCGCGCCCAGTTTGAAACCAATGTCTTCGGATTGATCGATGTTACTAAGCAAGTCCTGCCCGGCATGCGCGCTCGCCGCTCCGGCCATATCTTCAGCATCTCGTCGCTCGGGGGTCTCGTGGCTTTCGCTGCCACCGGCTATTATCACGCGACGAAGTTCGCGGTCGAAGGCTTGTCGGAATCCCTCTTTCATGAGGTCGGCCCGCTGGGCATCAGGGTCACGATCGTCGAGCCAGGTGCTTTCCGCACCGATTGGGCGGGCCGTTCGATGATCGAGTCCGGCATTGTTATCGACGATTATGCCGAAACCGCCGGCAAGCGGCGCCAGGCGACGCGATCCGTTTCCGGCAACCAGCCGGGTGATCCGGTCCGCGCGGCAGCGGCAATCGTCAAGGCTTACGAGGCAGGCACACCGCCCTTGCGGTTGCTGCTGGGGGCTGGGGCTCTGACGGTCGCGCGCAAGCGCCTTGAAGACCTGCGGACCAATTTCGATCAATGGGCCGAATTGACATTAAGCGCCGATTTTCCGGCCTAA